Proteins encoded within one genomic window of Brassica rapa cultivar Chiifu-401-42 chromosome A09, CAAS_Brap_v3.01, whole genome shotgun sequence:
- the LOC103841975 gene encoding 1-aminocyclopropane-1-carboxylate synthase-like protein 1: METRFFLVLSRSHYKYNSSQAPFMFTSKPTQQLHTTTHIVLFTHIHTLSYSIRRMSPDKNLLSKLAVGDKHGEDSPYFDGWKAYDTNPFHPEHNPQGVIQMGLAENQLCSDLIKEWIKANPQASICTAEGIDGFSDIAVFQDYHGLKQFRQAIAAFMEKARGGRVRFEEERVVMSGGATGANETLMFCLADRGDAFLVPTPYYAAFDRDLSWRTGVRIIPVECNSSNNFQVTKQALESAYLNAQETGIKIKGLILANPSNPLGTSLDRETLHTLMNFINDKQIHLVCDEIYAATVFAEPGFISVAEMIQEMDHVNRDLIHIVYSLSKDMGLPGFRVGVVYSYNDAVVTCARRMSSFGLVSSQTQSLLAAMLSDQSFVDNFLKEVSKRVAKRHLIFTEGLKEMGISCLTSNAGLFVLMDLRPMLKDQTFESEMALWRIIINKVKINISPGSSFHCSEPGWFRVCFANMDEDTLQIALQRMKHFVLRHRENKKRKSFQENLKLSFSSMTYDEHVRTPRLMSPHSPLVRT, from the exons ATGGAAACACGTTTCTTTCTTGTTCTCTCAAGATcacattataaatataattcatCACAGGCTCCATTTATGTTCACAAGCAAACCAACTCAACAACTTCACACAACCACACACATTGTTCTAttcacacacatacacacactaAGTTACTCGATCAGAAGAATGTCTCCCGACAAGAATCTGCTGTCCAAGCTAGCTGTCGGTGACAAGCACGGTGAAGATTCGCCGTACTTCGACGGCTGGAAAGCTTACGACACGAACCCTTTTCACCCTGAACACAATCCACAAGGTGTTATTCAAATGGGCCTCGCCGAAAATCAA CTTTGTTCTGACTTGATCAAAGAGTGGATAAAGGCAAATCCACAGGCATCTATCTGCACCGCGGAGGGCATTGACGGTTTCTCCGACATAGCTGTGTTTCAAGATTATCACGGTCTTAAACAATTTAGACAG GCAATTGCGGCGTTTATGGAGAAAGCTAGAGGAGGAAGGGTGAGGTTTGAGGAAGAGAGGGTGGTGATGAGCGGAGGAGCCACCGGAGCGAATGAGACGCTCATGTTCTGTCTAGCTGATCGCGGCGACGCTTTTCTCGTCCCTACTCCTTATTATGCCGC ATTCGATAGAGACCTAAGTTGGAGAACTGGCGTAAGAATCATTCCTGTGGAGTGTAACAGCTCAAACAACTTCCAAGTCACAAAACAAGCCCTAGAATCAGCATATCTTAACGCCCAAGAAACCGgcatcaaaatcaaaggcttgATCCTCGCAAACCCATCAAACCCTCTTGGAACAAGTCTCGATCGAGAAACTCTTCACACCCTTATGAACTTCATCAACGACAAGCAAATCCACTTAGTCTGCGATGAAATCTACGCAGCCACGGTTTTTGCAGAACCCGGATTCATCAGTGTGGCTGAGATGATCCAAGAGATGGATCATGTGAACCGCGACCTGATCCACATAGTTTACAGTCTCTCAAAGGACATGGGTCTTCCCGGTTTCCGAGTTGGTGTGGTTTACTCTTACAACGATGCTGTTGTGACCTGTGCAAGGAGAATGTCGAGTTTCGGTTTGGTCTCATCTCAGACACAGAGCCTTTTAGCAGCTATGTTGTCGGatcagagttttgtcgataaCTTCCTTAAAGAGGTGTCAAAGAGAGTAGCGAAGAGACACTTGATCTTCACGGAAGGGCTTAAAGAGATGGGGATTTCTTGCTTGACAAGTAACGCGGGTTTATTCGTCTTGATGGATTTAAGACCCATGCTTAAAGACCAGACCTTTGAGTCTGAAATGGCTCTTTGGAGAATAATCATTAATAAGGTCAAGATCAACATCTCTCCTGGATCGTCGTTTCACTGCTCAGAGCCTGGTTGGTTCCGAGTCTGCTTTGCTAATATGGATGAAGACACACTCCAAATTGCACTGCAGAGAATGAAACACTTTGTGCTCAGACACAGAGAGAACAAGAAACGAAAGAGTTTTCAAGAGAATCTTAAGCTGAGTTTCTCTTCCATGACGTACGATGAACATGTTAGGACACCGAGATTGATGTCTCCACATTCACCATTGGTCCGAACTTAA
- the LOC103841977 gene encoding RING-H2 finger protein ATL68, protein MSTATTTFLPPPPPPVPIPTYITSLGLGYSIAIALGFLILISTIILSSYICCRASRLRFSTSAANLDSSFGNRSIIVPRIMFVADGDDLESAPSGNIVVGGLEQPIINSYPKFRYTKGITVDASSGDDELQGGDGDTTCSICLCEYMEEEMVRMMPECKHYFHVSCLDAWLKLNGSCPVCRNSPLPTPQSTPQSTPQSTPLSEVVPLSQYAADRRRTRS, encoded by the coding sequence ATGTCAACCGCCACAACCACCttccttcctcctcctcctcctccagtcCCTATCCCTACTTACATAACCAGCCTCGGCCTTGGCTACTCCATAGCCATAGCTCTTGGTTTCCTCATCCTCATCTCCACCATCATCCTCTCTTCCTACATCTGTTGCCGCGCCTCCCGCCTCCGCTTCTCTACCTCCGCCGCAAACTTAGACTCTTCTTTCGGTAACCGTAGCATAATCGTCCCAAGAATCATGTTCGTAGCCGATGGCGATGATCTTGAGTCAGCTCCTTCTGGTAACATCGTCGTAGGTGGACTCGAGCAACCGATCATCAACTCTTACCCTAAATTCCGTTACACTAAAGGTATCACCGTCGACGCATCATCAGGTGATGATGAACTTCAAGGCGGAGACGGAGACACGACTTGTTCCATCTGTTTATGTGAGTATATGGAAGAAGAGATGGTAAGGATGATGCCCGAGTGTAAACACTACTTCCATGTCTCTTGTCTTGACGCTTGGCTTAAGCTCAATGGTTCTTGTCCCGTTTGTCGAAACTCTCCACTACCGACGCCGCAGTCAACCCCTCAGTCAACACCACAGTCGACTCCATTGTCGGAAGTTGTCCCGTTGTCTCAATACGCAGCTGATCGGAGAAGAACGAGAAGTTAA
- the LOC103841972 gene encoding probable polygalacturonase has protein sequence MKNILSCIVTIITLSFLTTNAQGRKVSQSYETYEYTAITCRSHSASITDFGGVGDGKTLNTKAFQSAVDHLSQYSSDGGAQLFVPAGKWLTGSFSLTSHFTLFLHKDATLLAAQDLEEYLVLKALPSYGRGRDAAGGRFASLVFGTNLSDVIITGNNGTIDGQGSFWWQKFHGGKLKYTRPYLIELMFSDTIQISNITLIDSPSWNIHPVYSSNIIVKGVTIIAPVKSPNTDGINPDSCTNTRIEDCYIISGDDCVAVKSGWDEYGISFGMPTKHLIIRRLTCISPYSAAIALGSEMSGGIEDVRAEEITAYQTESGVRIKTAVGRGAFVRNVYVRGMRLHTMKWVFWMTGNYKAHADSHYDPHALPEITGINYRDIVAENVSMAGRLEGISGDPFKGICISNATISMAVKHKKVMWMCSDVEGVTSGVDPKPCDLLDGKQEKMDGGCEFPSDVLEIDNVELKSCSYQMN, from the exons ATGAAGAACATACTCTCATGCATAGTTACTATCATAACCCTCTCGTTCCTTACAACCAATGCTCAAGGAAGAAAGGTATCACAGTCATATGAAACGTACGAGTACACAGCCATCACATGCAGATCCCACAGCGCCTCCATAACAGACTTCGGTGGCGTCGGAGACGGCAAAACATTGAACACAAAGGCCTTCCAGAGCGCCGTAGATCATCTCAGCCAATACTCATCCGACGGCGGAGCTCAGCTCTTTGTCCCCGCCGGAAAATGGCTCACCGGAAGTTTCAGCCTCACAAGCCATTTCACTCTGTTCCTTCACAAAGACGCTACTCTCCTCGCTGCTCAAGACTTAGAAGAATACCTAGTTCTTAAAGCTTTGCCTTCTTACGGAAGAGGACGTGACGCCGCCGGTGGAAGATTCGCTAGTCTTGTCTTCGGGACTAATCTCTCCGACGTAATCATAACCG GAAACAATGGTACAATCGATGGTCAAGGATCGTTTTGGTGGCAGAAGTTTCACGGTGGTAAACTCAAATACACTCGGCCGTACCTGATCGAGCTAATGTTCTCCGACACCATACAGATTTCGAATATAACGCTCATTGATTCTCCATCGTGGAATATTCACCCGGTGTACAGTAG CAACATCATCGTGAAAGGTGTGACGATCATCGCCCCGGTGAAATCTCCGAACACCGATGGAATCAACCCAG ACTCGTGCACGAACACCAGAATCGAAGACTGCTACATAATCTCCGGCGACGACTGCGTCGCCGTGAAAAGCGGATGGGACGAGTACGGAATCTCCTTCGGCATGCCGACGAAGCACCTCATAATCCGCCGCCTCACCTGCATCTCCCCCTACAGCGCCGCGATCGCGCTGGGGAGCGAGATGTCCGGCGGGATCGAAGACGTCCGAGCGGAGGAGATCACGGCGTACCAGACCGAGTCCGGCGTGCGGATAAAAACCGCGGTGGGGAGAGGAGCGTTCGTGAGGAACGTGTACGTGAGAGGGATGAGGCTCCACACGATGAAGTGGGTGTTCTGGATGACCGGGAACTACAAGGCCCACGCGGATAGCCACTACGACCCTCACGCTCTACCGGAGATAACCGGGATTAATTATAGAGACATTGTCGCTGAGAATGTTTCCATGGCTGGGAGGCTTGAAGGGATCTCGGGTGATCCGTTTAAGGGGATTTGTATCTCCAACGCGACCATCTCTATGGCGGTTAAGCATAAGAAGGTGATGTGGATGTGTAGTGACGTGGAGGGGGTTACGAGTGGTGTTGATCCTAAGCCGTGCGATTTGCTTGATGGAAAGCAGGAGAAGATGGACGGTGGGTGTGAGTTTCCGAGTGATGTGTTGGAGATTGATAATGTTGAGCTTAAGAGTTGTAGCTATCAGATGAATTAG
- the LOC103842350 gene encoding keratin, type II cytoskeletal 68 kDa, component IB-like, producing MVDVKRAVPKELSPSPARSSPLGAGYSYGVSRVNNLLNGYAQGFSLGGYGLRMDGRFSPIGAGRSGFASFGGSGYGQGLPTGFTGGSSFNGNVDYGRGMSPYYIGNTNRFGYEGGSA from the coding sequence ATGGTTGATGTTAAGCGAGCTGTTCCAAAGGAGTTGTCTCCGAGTCCAGCTCGCAGCAGCCCGCTAGGTGCTGGCTACAGCTATGGAGTCAGTAGAGTTAACAACCTCCTTAATGGATATGCTCAAGGGTTTAGCCTTGGAGGCTATGGGCTTAGGATGGATGGTAGGTTTAGTCCCATTGGTGCTGGGAGAAGCGGGTTTGCGAGTTTCGGTGGGTCTGGATATGGGCAGGGGTTGCCCACAGGGTTCACTGGAGGTTCAAGTTTCAATGGGAACGTAGACTATGGGAGAGGGATGAGCCCTTACTACATTGGTAACACGAACCGGTTTGGTTATGAAGGAGGCAGTGCATGA
- the LOC103842351 gene encoding uncharacterized protein LOC103842351 — MDTKLKEGGGTSIKCPMLTATNYTVWEIRMKIALKVHKVWEAVEEEEPNGDKNNMAIALLFQSIPEVLILQVGELNTAKKVWEAIKTRHVGAERVKEARLQTLMSEFERLKMKDTEKIDDFSGKLSEIASKFAELVKKFLTSLPRKKFIHIVASLEQVLDRNNTKFEDIIGRLKAYEERICEEEEQQEDQNKLMYANSESQSTHQNRDYNRNYRDCPDRLLKLQETQENDNTDTQDADELMMHEVVYLNEKNCNPEKYETHTDTADIWYLDNGASNHMTGDQRYFSVLDNTVTGKVRFGDDSKIDIKGKGTISFTDMNGEARRMNDVYFIPNLRSNIISLGQATESGCDIRLKDDYLTMSDQQGKLLVTAKRSKK, encoded by the exons ATGGATACAAAATTAAAGGAAGGAGGAGGAACCTCTATTAAGTGCCCAATGCTTACTGCAACAAATTACACAGTTTGGGAAATAAGAATGAAGATCGCGTTGAAGGTGCATAAGGTCTGGGAAGCtgtggaagaagaagagccTAACGGAGATAAAAATAACATGGCGATAGCTCTTCTCTTCCAGTCTATACCGGAGGTGCTGATTCTACAAGTGGGTGAACTTAACACAGCGAAGAAGGTGTGGGAAGCTATTAAAACGCGTCATGTTGGCGCAGAGAGAGTCAAGGAGGCAAGACTGCAGACACTAATGTCGGAATTTGAAAGACTGAAGATGAAAGACACAGAAAAAATTGATGACTTCAGCGGCAAGTTATCCGAGATTGCATCAAAATTTGCAGAACTGGTGAAAAAGTTTCTAACGAGTCTTCCACGGAAAAAGTTTATACACATCGTTGCCTCTCTTGAACAAGTACTTGATCGCAACAACACAAAATTTGAAGACATCATCGGCCGGTTAAAGGCATACGAGGAGCgtatttgtgaagaagaagagcaacaagAAGATCAAAACAAATTGATGTATGCAAATTCAGAATCACAGTCCACACACCAAAATCGCGACTACAACAGAAACTATCGGG ATTGTCCTGATCGTCTCCTGAAACTCCAAGAAACCCAAGAGAATGACAACACCGATACACAAGACGCAGATGAGTTGATGATGCATGAGGTGGTATATCTCAATGAGAAGAACTGCAACCCTGAGAAGTAcgagacacacacggatactgCAGACATATGGTATCTGGATAACGGAGCCAGTAACCATATGACGGGAGATCAACGATACTTCTCTGTCTTGGATAATACAGTCACAGGAAAAGTGAGGTTTGGCGATGATTCGAAGATTGATATAAAGGGAAAAGGTACCATCTCGTTCACTGATATGAATGGAGAAGCTAGAAGGATGAACGATGTGTACTTTATCCCTAATCTGCGGAGTAACATTATTAGCCTCGGTCAAGCAACAGAGTCAGGTTGTGACATAAGATTGAAAGATGACTACCTAACGATGAGTGATCAGCAAGGAAAGCTTCTGGTAACGGCTAAACGGTCAAAAAAATAG
- the LOC103841973 gene encoding cystine lyase CORI3, whose amino-acid sequence MANNESVDWQFSGSDEGKAASEASLSTYTSKLFALCDPQGKPILPPRGETAETSHTAERAVVKAVLCGTGNAYAPSIGLPAAKRAVADYLNRDLPQKLSPDDVFMTVGCKQAIELAVDTLAKPNANILLPKPGYPSNLIRSIFKHLEVRNYEFLREKNYEIDLDSVRAAADENTFAIFIINPHNPNGNTYSEAHLKQLAVLARELGIMVVSDEVFRWSVFGCNPFVPMGKFSSIVPVVTLGSISKGWSVPGWRTGWIALHDLDGVFKSKNVLAAIKQFLDLNSKPPSVIQAAIPTILEKTGKEFFQRRQCFLKAATEFAYYKLKSIPSLTCYMKPEACTFFWTELNLSCFVDIEDDEDFCEKLAIEENLVLLPGIAFTLKNWVRHSIDMHIPTLEDAFDRLKSFCDRHSISGETPFKIVNGVNEAPFKDVNGVN is encoded by the exons atggcgAACAATGAAAGCGTTGATTGGCAGTTCAGTGGCAGCGATGAGGGCAAGGCCGCCTCAGAAGCCTCACTAAGCACTTACACCTCTAAACTCTTTGCTCTGTGCGATCCTCAAGGAAAGCCCATTTTGCCTCCACGAGGTGAAACTGCCGAGACTAGCCACACCGCTGAAAGGGCTGTCGTAAAAGCCGTCCTATGTGGCACTGGAAACGCCTATGCTCCCAGTATTGGCCTTCCGGCGGCCAAAAG GGCAGTAGCAGATTACCTAAACAGAGATCTTCCGCAGAAACTGTCACCTGATGACGTGTTTATGACCGTTGGATGCAAACAAGCCATCGAGCTTGCCGTTGATACATTGGCTAAACCAAATGCCAACATCTTGCTTCCCAAGCCAGGCTACCCAAGTAACTTAATCCGTTCCATCTTCAAGCACCTTGAGGTCCGCAATTACGAATTTCTTCGCGAAAAGAACTATGAGATTGACCTTGACAGCGTCCGAGCGGCAGCGGATGAGAACACATTCgcaatatttataataaaccCGCACAATCCCAACGGGAACACCTACTCTGAAGCTCATCTCAAGCAG CTCGCTGTGTTGGCTCGAGAACTCGGGATAATGGTTGTTTCTGACGAAGTTTTTCGTTGGTCGGTGTTTGGGTGTAATCCCTTCGTTCCCATGGGCAAATTCTCGTCCATTGTACCGGTGGTTACACTCGGGTCCATATCGAAGGGATGGTCTGTCCCTGGATGGCGAACTGGCTGGATCGCGCTTCACGACCTAGATGGTGTCTTTAAATCCAAAAAT GTTTTAGCTGCTATAAAACAGTTCCTTGATCTAAATTCTAAACCACCAAGTGTTATCCAG GCGGCAATTCCCACCATCTTGGAGAAAACTGGCAAAGAATTCTTCCAAAGGAGGCAATGCTTTCTGAAAGCTGCAACCGAGTTTGCATATTATAAGCTCAAGAGCATACCTTCCCTCACCTGCTACATGAAACCTGAAGCATGCACCTTCTTTTGG ACCGAGCTGAACTTGTCATGCTTTGTGGAcattgaagatgatgaagactTCTGTGAAAAATTAGCTATTGAGGAAAACCTCGTCCTTTTACCTG GGATTGCTTTTACTCTGAAGAACTGGGTGAGGCATTCTATTGACATGCATATTCCAACTTTGGAGGATGCATTTGATAGATTGAAGAGCTTTTGTGATCGCCACTCCATTTCAGGTGAAACTCCATTCAAAATTGTCAATGGTGTCAACGAAGCTCCATTTAAAGATGTCAATGGTGTCAACTAA
- the LOC103841976 gene encoding 3-methyl-2-oxobutanoate hydroxymethyltransferase 2, mitochondrial isoform X2: MAFSLVRRISRSLRTVTASRLMSNVPENTVYGGPKPQNPNQRVTLTQLRQKHKKGEAITVVTAYDYPSAVQVDRAGIDVCLVGDSASMVVHGHDTTLPISLDEMLVHCRAVARGAKRPLLVGDLPFGAYESSTIQAVDSAVRVLKEGGMDAIKLEGGSPSRITAARSIVEAGIAVMGHVGLTPQAISVLGGFRPQGRNIASAVKVVETAMALQEAGCFSVVLECVPPPVAAAATSALHIPTIGIGAGPFCSGQVLVYHDLLGMMQHPHHAKVTPKFCKQYAQVGEVINKALLEYKEEVSKHSFPGPFHSPYKISSNDLNGFLSELQKLGLDEAASAAAASAEKMESSASLSSQ; this comes from the exons ATGGCTTTTTCACTCGTCAGACGCATCTCTCGTTCCCTCAGAACCGTAACCGCCTCCCGGTTAATGAGCAACGTACCGGAGAATACCGTATACGGAGGACCCAAACCGCAAAACCCGAACCAGAGAGTGACTCTGACTCAGCTAAGACAGAAACATAAGAAAGGCGAGGCGATAACCGTCGTCACCGCTTACGACTACCCTTCCGCCGTTCAGGTCGACAGAGCCGGAATCGATGTTTGTCTCGTCGGAGACTCAGCTTCCATGGTTGTCCATGGCCACGACACAACTCTTCCCATCTCCTTAGACGAGATGCTCGTTCACTGCCGCGCCGTTGCTCGTGGTGCCAAAAGACCACTTCTTGTCGGTGATTTGCCCTTTGGTGCATACGAGTCCAGCACCATTCAG GCGGTTGATAGTGCAGTTAGAGTGTTGAAAGAAGGAGGGATGGATGCTATTAAGCTAGAAGGAGGGTCACCGTCACGGATCACTGCTGCTAGATCCATTGTGGAAGCAGGGATTGCGGTTATGGGACATGTTGGTTTGACTCCTCAAGCTATAAGCGTTCTTGGTGGGTTCAGACCACAAGGGAGGAACATAGCTAGTGCTGTTAAG GTTGTGGAAACTGCAATGGCTTTACAAGAAGCTGGATGCTTTTCGGTTGTGTTAGAATGTGTTCCACCTCCTGTGGCTGCTGCTGCAACCTCTGCTCTTCATATTCCAACCATTGGCATTGGAGCTGGCCCTTTCTGCAGTGGACAG GTTTTAGTCTACCATGACCTTCTGGGAATGATGCAGCATCCACATCATGCTAAG GTTACTCCAAAGTTTTGCAAGCAGTATGCTCAAGTAGGAGAAGTTATCAACAAAGCTCTCTTGGAATATAAGGAAGAAGTATCCAAACACTCGTTTCCAGGTCCTTTTCACAGCCCTTACAAGATCTCCTCAAACGACTTGAACGGATTCTTAAGCGAGTTACAGAAACTGGGGTTAGATGAGGCTGCTTCTGCTGCGGCAGCATCAGCTGAGAAGATGGAGTCTTCAGCTTCACTCTCTTCTCAGTGA
- the LOC103841976 gene encoding 3-methyl-2-oxobutanoate hydroxymethyltransferase 2, mitochondrial isoform X1, with protein sequence MILDDAHRCVDRESSKGVSFGRIGATSARISRSLRTVTASRLMSNVPENTVYGGPKPQNPNQRVTLTQLRQKHKKGEAITVVTAYDYPSAVQVDRAGIDVCLVGDSASMVVHGHDTTLPISLDEMLVHCRAVARGAKRPLLVGDLPFGAYESSTIQAVDSAVRVLKEGGMDAIKLEGGSPSRITAARSIVEAGIAVMGHVGLTPQAISVLGGFRPQGRNIASAVKVVETAMALQEAGCFSVVLECVPPPVAAAATSALHIPTIGIGAGPFCSGQVLVYHDLLGMMQHPHHAKVTPKFCKQYAQVGEVINKALLEYKEEVSKHSFPGPFHSPYKISSNDLNGFLSELQKLGLDEAASAAAASAEKMESSASLSSQ encoded by the exons ATGATACTAGACGATGCTCATCGATGCGTAGATAGAGAGAGTTCGAAAGGAGTCAGCTTTGGAAGAATCGGAGCCACGAGCGC ACGCATCTCTCGTTCCCTCAGAACCGTAACCGCCTCCCGGTTAATGAGCAACGTACCGGAGAATACCGTATACGGAGGACCCAAACCGCAAAACCCGAACCAGAGAGTGACTCTGACTCAGCTAAGACAGAAACATAAGAAAGGCGAGGCGATAACCGTCGTCACCGCTTACGACTACCCTTCCGCCGTTCAGGTCGACAGAGCCGGAATCGATGTTTGTCTCGTCGGAGACTCAGCTTCCATGGTTGTCCATGGCCACGACACAACTCTTCCCATCTCCTTAGACGAGATGCTCGTTCACTGCCGCGCCGTTGCTCGTGGTGCCAAAAGACCACTTCTTGTCGGTGATTTGCCCTTTGGTGCATACGAGTCCAGCACCATTCAG GCGGTTGATAGTGCAGTTAGAGTGTTGAAAGAAGGAGGGATGGATGCTATTAAGCTAGAAGGAGGGTCACCGTCACGGATCACTGCTGCTAGATCCATTGTGGAAGCAGGGATTGCGGTTATGGGACATGTTGGTTTGACTCCTCAAGCTATAAGCGTTCTTGGTGGGTTCAGACCACAAGGGAGGAACATAGCTAGTGCTGTTAAG GTTGTGGAAACTGCAATGGCTTTACAAGAAGCTGGATGCTTTTCGGTTGTGTTAGAATGTGTTCCACCTCCTGTGGCTGCTGCTGCAACCTCTGCTCTTCATATTCCAACCATTGGCATTGGAGCTGGCCCTTTCTGCAGTGGACAG GTTTTAGTCTACCATGACCTTCTGGGAATGATGCAGCATCCACATCATGCTAAG GTTACTCCAAAGTTTTGCAAGCAGTATGCTCAAGTAGGAGAAGTTATCAACAAAGCTCTCTTGGAATATAAGGAAGAAGTATCCAAACACTCGTTTCCAGGTCCTTTTCACAGCCCTTACAAGATCTCCTCAAACGACTTGAACGGATTCTTAAGCGAGTTACAGAAACTGGGGTTAGATGAGGCTGCTTCTGCTGCGGCAGCATCAGCTGAGAAGATGGAGTCTTCAGCTTCACTCTCTTCTCAGTGA